Below is a window of Lacrimispora xylanolytica DNA.
CATGACCCGGAAAGGGCTGGCTGTGACTACGTTGTAATTTAAGAACAGGCTTCCCATATTCCGCTCGATAATTTGTTCCAGCAGGATTACCTTTTGCTCTTCCCCTTCTTTTTTAGGGAACTTAACAATCCTTGGAAGCACGCTTGGGACCTGGACCATGGCAAATTCCAGCTCCTCTTCCCCGCTCTTTTTCTTAAGAAGTGCTGCAATGTTTAAGGACTTATTCCGAATCAGTGGAAATGGTCTGGAGGAATCCACTGCCATTGGGGTGAGAACCGGATAAACATCACGTTCAAAATAGTTATCTGCAAAATTTCCTTCTTCTTCATTTAGATCTTCATGATTTAAAATTACATGAATTCCATGTTGCTTTAAAGCTGGAAGTAAGGAGCGGTTATAGGTGGAATACTGGAGAGCAACCAGCTCATGAGTCTTCTCACTGATTTTTTCCAGCTGCTCCCCTGGTTTTAAGCCAGAGATATCAGGCTTTGTATATTTGGCATGGACCATGTCTTTTAACGATGCCACACGGACCATATAGAACTCATCTAAATTGGAGGCTGTGATGCCTAAAAATTTGACTCTTTCAAGTAAAGGAAGGCTTTTATCTCTCGCCTCGCCAAGAACCCGGTAATTAAACTCGATCCAGCTCAGTTCTCGGTTAACATAATTATCCGGATTGTTAAATATCTCATTGATGTCTGCCATCAGGTCAACCTCCTCTTCTGCTTTAAGACTGGCCTTATTCCAAAAATCTCTTCAAAAAATTCCGCCTTTTGGCTAAAGGAAACAGATTCCAGAGTTATATCTCCCTCATAGGAAGTGGTCACCAAAAGCTGCCCGTTTTTCACATTCATACGGCTGTCTGACAGCTTTTGTTTATGGCTTCGATCCATGGAATTGGCAAGTCTTAAAATGGCGGTCAGCTTTGCCATAAGAATGGTAATATCCTCTTTGGATAGTTCCCCTTTTGTATTGCGAAACAGCTCTTCATTTAGATGCATACGGCTGTAATCAAACTCCACTCCATTATACCGGACCACATTGGCTATGATTTCCCGTTCCATATGGGACAATCCTATAATCTCTGTGGACATAATAATATTATAAGCAGATTCGCTGGGTTTTTTCATGGAGATAAATTTTCCGCAGGCGTGCAAAATGGCGGCAATCTGTAAAAGAAGCCGTTCTCTTTTTCCCATGCCGTGATATTTTTTCATGCTGTCGAAAAGATCGACCACATATTTTTCCATAATAGCGGTATGCGGACCATGGCATTTGTATCTTTTTGCCATATTTCTGGAGGCGGCCAGGATGTCCTCGGAAAAATCGTGATGAAATTTCACAGCCTTCGTTTCCTCGGCATATTCTGCTGCTATGCTGTCACAAAGACGAATTCCCGGAATCCAGAACATGTCTGCTCCCGTGATTTCTAGCACGCGTTTAAAGATAATGGCCGCTGGAACTAAAAGGGCGGCATATTCTGCATTGACTCCAAACCGTTCCTGAATTCCTTCCACTGACATCTTTAACAGCTTTTCGTAAAATTCTCCATACTCCTCTGCGGTAATCCGTTCCACCGCCTTGCCGCCATTGCTGCCTCTGGAGAGATAGAGGATGCTCTCCCCAATCCCAATGAGACTTTTTATCTGGCGGTCCTTTAAATATACCTTTCGAAAGGTGTAAAGCTCATTATCCACCATCTCTTCAATGAGAGTGTTCTGCATTTTGGCACTGACCTGCACGTCAGCCATCATTTCCCGAATCCGCAGTACCCCAAGCATCAGATTCTGGGTGGACACAAGGGCATCCTTATCAAAGAGAGATACCTGCATGCTGCCAAAGCCCACGTCAACGATGGCGGTCCCTTTTTCTATGATTTTGCTGAACTCCGCATCTTTTGATGCAATGGCTTTATAACTGATGAAACGCTGCTCGGAATTGCTTATGATCTGTACCTCAATTCCAGTCCTGACACGGACCTGGTCCAGTACGATCTGGCTGTTTTTAGCCTCCCGTAAGGCACTTGTGGCATAAGCACGGTACCCAATTACCTTATACGACTGCATGATTCCGGCAAAGTCCTTGATTACGCTGCACATCTCTTCCACCAGCTCATAGCTGATTTTCCCATTGTTGTAGGTATCCCTGCCAAGGGCGATAACATGGCGAACATGATCGATCTTATTGATTCCATTTTTGACAGATATCTCATAGATGCCCAGCTCCAGTTCAAACGATCCCACATCGATGGCAGCAAATATCTTGATTGCCATACTTGTCCTCCTTACCGCCCATGTAGCGGGCGTTTACACCTATTTTACTCTATC
It encodes the following:
- a CDS encoding exopolyphosphatase, which produces MAIKIFAAIDVGSFELELGIYEISVKNGINKIDHVRHVIALGRDTYNNGKISYELVEEMCSVIKDFAGIMQSYKVIGYRAYATSALREAKNSQIVLDQVRVRTGIEVQIISNSEQRFISYKAIASKDAEFSKIIEKGTAIVDVGFGSMQVSLFDKDALVSTQNLMLGVLRIREMMADVQVSAKMQNTLIEEMVDNELYTFRKVYLKDRQIKSLIGIGESILYLSRGSNGGKAVERITAEEYGEFYEKLLKMSVEGIQERFGVNAEYAALLVPAAIIFKRVLEITGADMFWIPGIRLCDSIAAEYAEETKAVKFHHDFSEDILAASRNMAKRYKCHGPHTAIMEKYVVDLFDSMKKYHGMGKRERLLLQIAAILHACGKFISMKKPSESAYNIIMSTEIIGLSHMEREIIANVVRYNGVEFDYSRMHLNEELFRNTKGELSKEDITILMAKLTAILRLANSMDRSHKQKLSDSRMNVKNGQLLVTTSYEGDITLESVSFSQKAEFFEEIFGIRPVLKQKRRLT